TACTACTGACAATAAGAACGACAGCGGTACGGGCAACACGGGCAATACCAGTGGCAATACCGGTAATACCGGCGGCAACACAGGCAGTACCGATAACTCTCAAAATGAGAACACCGGAAGCGACAATAGCTCGCCATCGACTCCCACTCCTGATCCGGCTCCATCGGGCCGTCTTTGGCATCCTACCGTGGCTCAGGCGCAATCCTATGCAGCCGGCGCCGCAGCCCAGCGCGGCTGGACCGGCAACGACTGGACTTGCCTGGTCAAACTGTGGAACCGTGAATCCAGCTGGCTCTGGTACAAGGAAAATAAGTCATCCGGCGCCTACGGCATACCGCAGTCGCTGCCGGCCAGCAAAATGGCCGCATTCGGCGCCAACTATCGCGATGATGCCGCCGTGCAAATCGATTGGGGCTTGTGGTACATCGCCCAACGCTACGGCAGCCCGTCCGTAGCCTGGCAGCATTCGGAACAAACCGGCTGGTATTAATCGGACACAAGGAAGCACTGATGAGCAACAACACCTCCACCACTGGCCATCTACTGGGTGCGGCCGATATTCGCCGCATCGCAGCCGAGGCCGGCATCAGTCCGACCAAAAAATTCGGCCAGAATTTTGTTATTGACCCCGGCACTGTGCGTCGTATCGTGCGCGAAGCGGATGTCACGACCAATGATCATGTCATGGAGGTGGGTCCGGGCCTCGGTTCATTGACGTTGGCGATTCTGGAAACCGGTGCCACGATGACCGCCGTGGAAATCGACCCGCCACTGGCTGAACGCCTGCCCCGCACCGTAGCCGAGTTCATGCCCGAAGCCGCCGATCGCCTGACCGTCGTCAATCGGGATGCGCTGACAGTCACCCCGGATAATGTGCCTGATTTCAACGGCGATACCAGCTTCACCTTGGTGGCCAACCTGCCGTACAACGTGGCCACGCCGATTCTGCTCACCCTGCTTGAACGCTTCGATAGCCTCGGATCTTTCCTGGTGATGGTGCAGAAAGAGGTGGCCGACCGGCTGGCCGCCAAGCCCGGCTCGAAGATCTATGGCACCCCAAGCGTGAAACTTGCATGGTACGGCACTGCCGAACGAGTGGGCACTATTGGGCGCAATGTGTTCTGGCCGGCACCGAACGTGGATTCCGCACTGGTGAAGTTCACCAGATACGCCGCAGATGATACGCAGGCACCTTCCCACGGCAAGTCCTCCGCGGACCGTGAACTGGTATTCCGCCTCATCGATGCCGCTTTCGGGCAGCGCCGCAAGACCTTGCATGCCGCGCTGAAAACCATTGTTCCCGCCGAAGCGTTCGCAGCGGCGGGCATTGACCCGACCCGACGCGGTGAAACGCTGACGGTCACCGAATTTGCGGCATTGGCGGCAGCGGTTCAATCCACATCACATGCCACGCCTACCACTGACGAGGTGGAGCAATGATTCCGGTAGCCGTCCGTCAACGCCCCGCTTATGACGATCAATTGGATGAGCCGGCAGCACTGACCGTGCGCGTGGATTGCCCGGCCAAGACCAACCTCACCCTGGAGGTCGGCCCGACGCACGATGAATGGGGCGGTCGTCACGAACTGGACACCATCTACTGTGCCATCGGGGTATATGACACCATTACCGCCACCGCCAAACATCCGGGAGCCGGCTTCTCGCTGGAACTCGAAGGCGCGCATCTGGGCGATTTGGCCTCATCCAGCAGCGACATGCGCCGCAACCACGCGGTCCTGGCATTATTCGCCATGGCCCAGGCGGCCGGCCGCGATTCCGATGTGGCATTGACCATCACCAAACGCATCCCCGTAGGCGCCGGTCTCGGCGGCGGCTCGGCAGACGCGGCCGCAACCATACTGGCCGTCAATCAGCTATGGGAATTACACTGGCCAATGGAACGCCTGCGTACCATTGCCGCCACACTGGGCGCTGATATGCCATTCTGTCTGTCCGGCGGGTTCGCGCACGGCACCGGATTCGGCGAACGCATCGAGGTCATTGATGCAGGCAGTGCCGCAGAACGCAATCTCATCGGCCAAGGATATGCCGGAGAGGTACTGGTCGGCGCGTATCAGTCGCAGCTCAGCACTCCCGAGGTGTATCACACGTTTGATGCGGTCGGTCCCGGCAATGACGATCGCAATCATCTGCAGGCGGCGGCCATCAGTCTGCATCCGCGCAGTGGTCAGGCCATTGACGCCGCTGTGAACGCCGGTGCCCGTCATGCATTCGTCTCCGGTTCCGGACCGTCGGTGGTGGCTTTCGTACCGGACAGCACCACAGCGCAGCGCATTATCGACGCCTGGCGCAACGGCGGTATGGTCGACCGCATTATCAAGGCCAGTGCACCTGCACACCCCATTATCGGAGTCAGCCAGTAACGCTAATGTAGCAACAAGCCACATGATCATGAAGGAAGTCTAACGATGACGCAGCAAATTGATGAACGGCAGGCACGCAAGACATATGTACGCCACCGCCAGACCATCGTGTTCTCCATCAGTGGCGTAGTGCTTGCAGCCATTCTGGTGGTTGCCATTCTCTTTAATTTCCATGTGTTCGGCCTGGGGCAGATTAACACACCGGCCACCGCGCCAAACTACGGCAATGCCGCTCCCTGCGCTGTCAAGGGCGATGATGGCAAGGCAACGTACGTGGCCAATGGAACTGTCGGCGTGCGTGTGATGAACGGCACCGAGCATAGCCAATTTGCCGCAGCGGTCAGCAAGGCACTGGAAGCCCGCGGTTTCGTGATGCAGGAGGCAACCAACTACTCCAGCACCAACGTCGAACGCACCACTATCTACTTTGGCAAGAACGCCATTAATCAGGCCTACACTGTGGCCGGCAACTTCACCGATGCCGCCATGGTGATGAACGCCCGCGAGGACCAGCTTATCGACGTGGTGCTCGGCGCTACCTTCAACGATCTGAAAGATGAGAAGTCATCCCCGCAGGAAGGCAAGAAAATCACTGATTTCACGGGGTGCGTGGCCGCCGATAAGATGACGAATATTCCCGCCGATACGCAGCACACCGCTTACCCGGCGCAGTAATCCCACTTTGGCTCCCGCTGGCGGGAGCTGTCACGAAGTGACTGAGGGTGGTTTATATAACATATGTTGACCACCCTCAGTCTCACTCCGTGAGCCAGCTCCCACCAGCGGGAGCTCTCATTTATGCATTACGCCTCTATTTCGGCGTACCAGCGCTTGAGTTCGGCCACGGCAACATCGTGATCCACCGGGCCGTTATCCAGACGGTATTCCAGCATATGCTTGTAGGCGCGGCCAATCATCGGTCCGGGCTCCAGACCCAAGAGTTCCATAATCTCGTTGCCGTCCACATCAGGGCGAATGGCGTCGAAATCCTCTTTCTTCTTGAGCTCGCGAACACGCGCCTCCATCTCATCCATCGCCTGGGAGAACACCATCGCCTTGCGCTTGTTCTGCGTAGTGGCATCCGCGCGAGTGAGTCGGTTTAGACGCTCATACAAATGCCCGGCATCCTTGACATAACGGCGCACGGCAGAATCGGTCCACGGCTCATCCACGTACCCGTGGAAACGCAGGTGCAGGTTCACCAGTTCCGAGACGTCCTCCACCAGATGATGATCGAATCGCAGAGCCTTCAAACGCTTGCGGGTCATTTTGGCACCCACCGCATCATGATGATGGAAGCTCACCTTGCCTCCCGGCTCGAAACGTCGGGTCTTCGGCTTGCCGATATCATGCATCACTGCGGCCAGACGCAACGTGAGGTCAGGAGCGGGCA
This sequence is a window from Bifidobacterium breve DSM 20213 = JCM 1192. Protein-coding genes within it:
- the rsmA gene encoding 16S rRNA (adenine(1518)-N(6)/adenine(1519)-N(6))-dimethyltransferase RsmA — protein: MSNNTSTTGHLLGAADIRRIAAEAGISPTKKFGQNFVIDPGTVRRIVREADVTTNDHVMEVGPGLGSLTLAILETGATMTAVEIDPPLAERLPRTVAEFMPEAADRLTVVNRDALTVTPDNVPDFNGDTSFTLVANLPYNVATPILLTLLERFDSLGSFLVMVQKEVADRLAAKPGSKIYGTPSVKLAWYGTAERVGTIGRNVFWPAPNVDSALVKFTRYAADDTQAPSHGKSSADRELVFRLIDAAFGQRRKTLHAALKTIVPAEAFAAAGIDPTRRGETLTVTEFAALAAAVQSTSHATPTTDEVEQ
- a CDS encoding LytR C-terminal domain-containing protein yields the protein MTQQIDERQARKTYVRHRQTIVFSISGVVLAAILVVAILFNFHVFGLGQINTPATAPNYGNAAPCAVKGDDGKATYVANGTVGVRVMNGTEHSQFAAAVSKALEARGFVMQEATNYSSTNVERTTIYFGKNAINQAYTVAGNFTDAAMVMNAREDQLIDVVLGATFNDLKDEKSSPQEGKKITDFTGCVAADKMTNIPADTQHTAYPAQ
- a CDS encoding 4-(cytidine 5'-diphospho)-2-C-methyl-D-erythritol kinase; amino-acid sequence: MIPVAVRQRPAYDDQLDEPAALTVRVDCPAKTNLTLEVGPTHDEWGGRHELDTIYCAIGVYDTITATAKHPGAGFSLELEGAHLGDLASSSSDMRRNHAVLALFAMAQAAGRDSDVALTITKRIPVGAGLGGGSADAAATILAVNQLWELHWPMERLRTIAATLGADMPFCLSGGFAHGTGFGERIEVIDAGSAAERNLIGQGYAGEVLVGAYQSQLSTPEVYHTFDAVGPGNDDRNHLQAAAISLHPRSGQAIDAAVNAGARHAFVSGSGPSVVAFVPDSTTAQRIIDAWRNGGMVDRIIKASAPAHPIIGVSQ